The following proteins come from a genomic window of Ictidomys tridecemlineatus isolate mIctTri1 chromosome 9, mIctTri1.hap1, whole genome shotgun sequence:
- the LOC101964443 gene encoding ferritin heavy chain: MTAESPSQVRQNYYQDSEAAIHRQIHLELYASHVYLSMSYYFDRDDVALKNFARYFLHQSHEEMEHAEKLMELQNQRGGQIFLQDIQKPDPDDWESGLSAMECAYHLEKGVNQSLLELHKLATDKNDPHLCDFIETHYLNEQVKSIKELGDHVTTLRKMGAPESGMAEYLFEKHKLGGSERRAEP; encoded by the coding sequence ATGACAGCGGAGTCCCCCTCGCAGGTGCGCCAGAACTACTACCAGGACTCGGAGGCCGCCATCCACCGCCAGATCCACCTGGAGCTCTACGCCTCGCACGTCTACCTGTCCATGTCTTACTACTTCGACCGCGATGATGTGGCTTTGAAGAACTTCGCCAGATACTTTCTGCACCAATCTCACGAGGAGATGGAACATGCTGAGAAACTGATGGAGCTGCAGAACCAACGAGGTGGCCAGATCTTCCTCCAGGACATCCAGAAACCAGACCCTGATGACTGGGAGAGTGGGCTGAGCGCCATGGAATGTGCTTACCACCTGGAAAAAGGTGTGAACCAGTCACTCCTGGAACTGCACAAACTGGCCACTGACAAAAATGACCCCCACTTGTGTGACTTCATTGAGACTCATTACCTGAATGAGCAGGTGAAATCCATCAAAGAATTGGGTGACCATGTAACCACCTTGCGCAAGATGGGAGCCCCGGAATCCGGCATGGCAGAGTATCTCTTTGAGAAGCACAAACTGGGAGGCAGTGAGAGGAGAGCTGAGCCTTAG